GTAGCACTTCTGAATCAACTTATATAGAAGGCGTAACAGAAAAACCTACTTCTGCCACTTTATTCTTAAAACTCCAAACTGTCTGTACTATTTATTCTCAGTTTACAAACATCAAACAGAACGGCGCCGGTAAATGGGCACAGTTATGCCAAGTATGTGTTTTTGCTGGAGACAGTGGATTATAGCTAAATGCATTTGACAGGACTTGAGGGAGGGCCTCTGAAGTAGCACTGCTGCTGGTTTTGTGCCTTGTGAGAACTGATGAGGTTGCTGGGGACTTCGTACAGTTGGTTCCTGAAAAACTATAGATGAAAAGCTTCTGTCATGAAGTCTGCCACAGGCTTCCTCCTGTCCTAATGACTCACAGCACCTTAATCtgcttcatcttttctttcctcttctccccaTTCTACTACCTGAGGTCCTTAgaagttcttttttccttattctgtCTTCCGAAGTAACTAATTGTGCTGATGACTTTAGGTGTGAAGTGCTATAAAATAGAATGTAAACTTAGGCTGCCTAATCTGAGGTCAGTgcttaaaatgcaaaatgctttctATTGGATAAGTTTATATTGCCCATCATTCCTCATCCTGTTGATTCGAAGGGCTCCAATTTTAGCAATTCCTTTCTATGTAAATACACCTCATTAGATCAGCTCTGAATGGGAGGTGGGGTCAGGTGAGtggctgctttcctttcagagGCAAATGATTATATCACTCTCAAAAGCAGTTGGGAGTTCCAGCGTTAACCTCGAGGtgaatttctttgcttttgcattccTGTATTGTTAGAAAACGCTGCTGCAGCAGATCTGAAGCTAATTCTTAGAGTCAGCACAGCAATAAGCAGcaagaaagcagcactgcttgttTCTTCCTGACTGAAGCCTGATTTTAGAGTGGGTGGGAAATGCTTTGCAAACCTCTTTCTGTTGAGGTTCACATGATGTAGGTAACAGGTTACAAGAAGCATTTATTGAAGGGCAAACGTCTTGCTTTCTCCCCACATCTCTCCCAGGGAACTATTAGGTGCAGAAGCATATTGGCCTCTTTTGCTCTCCAGCAGCTGTGTTCCAGCATTTGCCCAACTTTTGTTCCTGCCTTGGTTTCCTGAAAGTCCCAGATATCTTCTTATTGATAGAGGTGatgagctgagctgtgccaaAGGTAACTCGCAGTGGTTCTTTCTCTGCATCCTCAGAAGGTTCTGACGAGCACGTTGGGTTCCAgatttcacttttctctttatCAGCACAACGTAGTTACACAGCCTTTGGTCTTGCATTCAAATGACTTCAGGtaatattttgctttagaaGAATCGGGTTTTCTTCCCTGCCATCCACTAAATGCATCCCAATGGCAAAATTAAAGACATGGGTGTAACAAAAGGTGTGATGTTTGTCTGGAATGTAAGCGGAAGACTCTAAACTGCTTTGAATGTCCTCCAGTGAAACAGCTGTTCAGCAGTTTGCAGCCCAGGTATAAAACAGCTCCAAACAGTTTGTGTGGGGAATGTTTCAGGGTCAGATATTTGACTTAAATAAAAGGAATGCCTCTTGAATCTGATCCACCATGGCAAGACACACGTAAAGAGGGTATCCTTCATTCTAGAAAACCAGTGTAGTGGAAATGTTcagtcatggcctgaagcagtgatggagcacctggtgggaaggcagggccagcccaggggagctcaggtgtatgcagtGCACCTGGGTGACCAGAAGGGCTGAAGCaaggatccaccccttcccagccctcactTAAGAGTTGGCAGTGAAGGTGAGGGCATCTCTtactggagatccctgcctacaTGAGCCCTTCCAAAGGTAAACagctctttcatttcattttttgtatccatggctgctgcctctgggctcGTTCTatttgctgtagccaaagaTTTGCCACCCTGCTATTGTCATCCCATCACAGCCAGCAAGCAAAAAGCCATGAAGCAAATcagtggtttttttcttcctaaagtaGAAAACGTTTGTATTTCAGCAATGGTTGGGTCCTTGTGGAAAGAGATGAGTTTCCAGTGACTGTGGAATAGGTAAAACTCAGTGTCGTGTTCTGTTTTTAGCTTTGAAGCGACTTCATGGTTCTTCACAGTATCAAAGGGAGATGGAAGACATCCAGCGGGAATGCTTTGCCTTGGATGGGGAGAAACCCAAGAAGCCCTGGCAGCTCTTCACTGATCGTGCCGTGCGATGGCAGCTCGTTACTGTTGTTGTGATGACTATGGGCCAGCAGCTCAGTGGGATAAATGCTGTAAGTCACAATATAGAATAGATTCAGATGTATGATTTGTTTCTTGCTGACTGTTTACCTACTGGAAATGCctgattctgcttttttttcccctttctgttgTAGATTTATTTCTATGCAACTTATGTTTTTGAGCAAGCTGGGATCTCAGCGGAAAAAATCCCCTACGTGACTCTTGGCACTGGCACTTGTGAATGCCTCACAGCACTCACCTGTGTATGCAACAATTCCTTCTGCCTTCTAGTACAGACCATAACAATTTAATGTTGGTAAATACGAGCTCAGTATGgtaacaaaacatctcttgtcCATAGGGTTTACTTATAGACCGCGTGGGAAGAAGATACCTCATCCTTGGGGGATACCTCCTTATGACCCTCTGGAGTGTTGTTCTGACGTTCTCTTTGACTTACCAGGTGTTCAGTAGGactcatttttgttctgtgatgtTACTAACAGGGAGTGTGACTCTGTGATGCTAGAaggtgggagctgtgctgtgctgaatgGCACCATAGAAAAGGTGAAGATGCCTGCATCTATAGTAATTCTAGCGCTTCTTTACTGCACCACTGGACTTTATGTACACATAAACAACACAGTGAGAGAAAATCTGTTTACTCTGAGAGCTCCAAGACAATTCGGTAACGCACAGGGTCATTCTGAAGTGCTGAAATAAGCACTGACAAAATGTTGAACTAATAATGATAATTTTCCATGCTGATGCTGTTTTTTGCCTCAGAGGATTGATGATAAATCTTGGAAGTATTGGAAGACATCTGGTAAGATCTGAGAATGCAATATTGACTTTCAATTAAGCAGTCCTGTTAAATATAGAGGTCTTAAGCATCTGTGAATGACTGGTCttacttgaaataaaatagcTGAGGAAGGTGTAACTTAAGCCCGAATTTTAAACTAGATTATTAGAGTACGAACTAaagcttttcattctcttctgttCCAGGATCTGCACTCCTGGGTGCCTTACGTGAGCATGATGTCTGTGTTTGCCTTCATACTGAGCTTTGGGCTGGGACCAGGTATCACCCATTAAGGGATGTTATAAAATGTTCAGCTGCCTCTTGGGGGGTGTAAGGAGGAAAGTGAGCAACTCTGCTGTGTAAACCAGCAGCATTTACCTAAGGCTGCTGAGGCTCTCATTAAGGAATGCAAGTCATAGAGTCTCATCAGAATGAATAGCATCACACAGCCTGAAACTGAAGCTCAGGCTGTGTTCTTGTCAGggccagctgtgtgccaggtGGGGCTCTTAGTTCTGTCCTTCCATTCAGGCAAAGCATAGAAGCAAGATAAAACCTGTTACACCTTTAAAGGGACCTTTGGTGCCTGAGCAGTCCTATGGAAACAGGCCCACTTGAGAAGATGCTTACTGTGTGGGCAGAGACTGACAAACATGCCATTAAAAATGACAGCTTCGTGCCACTGGAAGCACTTTGTGAACTGCCATGTGCCACAATCACCTTGTGTTGTCCCAAATGTGCTCCCCCAGGTGGCATAACCAACACGCTGACGGCTGAGATCTTCGTGCAGTCCTCGCGTCCTGCTGCCTGCATGATTGGAGGGGCTGTGAGCTGGATTAGTTTCTTCACCATTGGaatgcttttccctttcataGTGGTAAGTTGACATACTTTGTTTTCTCCGGATTGCTTCACCTCCCACTGAACTCTAAGGTTCCATCCAGCTGCTTAGTGGGAGAAAGTGAGACTTGCACACTGGGTGCACAAAAACCCTCAACTGAGTGTAACCGATACactgttttgttactgtttgttAAGACCTAAACAATTTGTAAGTAAAAAGGAATGCATGAGGGGTACAGATTTAAGTCTGTGTTGTCTGGGAGCCTTCTGAGCTTCAGGCCATCAGGTTATCATGCAAAACAATTGGggctctttgttttctgaagcccACCGTTGCACATGAAGCACGTTGCAATCATAAATGCCGTTGACTTGCAGAAAGGCCTGAAGCAGTACTGCTTTGTGGTGTTCCTACTGGAGTGCTCCGCAGTCGCTGCTTTCATCTTCCTGGTAATTCCTGAGACGAAGAACAAATCTTTTCTGGAGATCAAGAAGGAGTTTCACAAACTGAACTTTGGaaggagaagcaaagaa
This sequence is a window from Excalfactoria chinensis isolate bCotChi1 chromosome 16, bCotChi1.hap2, whole genome shotgun sequence. Protein-coding genes within it:
- the LOC140259496 gene encoding solute carrier family 2, facilitated glucose transporter member 11-like isoform X5, giving the protein MGQSAAARCAARAPSEPCPPGGPGSVSVPVPERRGRAAVRLTRLIPAGRTAARSRSAEGRAALRAAGRDGCGAAGVGLCVQPLYLGEVAPKHLRGGMAMGSSIFLTGGILTGQIVGLRELLGAEAYWPLLLSSSCVPAFAQLLFLPWFPESPRYLLIDRGDELSCAKALKRLHGSSQYQREMEDIQRECFALDGEKPKKPWQLFTDRAVRWQLVTVVVMTMGQQLSGINAIYFYATYVFEQAGISAEKIPYVTLGTGTCECLTALTCGLLIDRVGRRYLILGGYLLMTLWSVVLTFSLTYQDLHSWVPYVSMMSVFAFILSFGLGPGGITNTLTAEIFVQSSRPAACMIGGAVSWISFFTIGMLFPFIVKGLKQYCFVVFLLECSAVAAFIFLVIPETKNKSFLEIKKEFHKLNFGRRSKEKETELNERSQLHNEY
- the LOC140259496 gene encoding solute carrier family 2, facilitated glucose transporter member 11-like isoform X2, translating into MAAERQFPSWTLFLAVCSVGIGGTFQYGYNVSIINAPTQHIHKFLNETWASRYHVELNPNLLTFLWSVIASIFSLGGLCGALIGGSMAIQLGRKGALLMNNIIAILAAILMGISFPTGLFELLIVGRFLIGINSGVGLCVQPLYLGEVAPKHLRGGMAMGSSIFLTGGILTGQIVGLRELLGAEAYWPLLLSSSCVPAFAQLLFLPWFPESPRYLLIDRGDELSCAKALKRLHGSSQYQREMEDIQRECFALDGEKPKKPWQLFTDRAVRWQLVTVVVMTMGQQLSGINAIYFYATYVFEQAGISAEKIPYVTLGTGTCECLTALTCGLLIDRVGRRYLILGGYLLMTLWSVVLTFSLTYQDLHSWVPYVSMMSVFAFILSFGLGPGGITNTLTAEIFVQSSRPAACMIGGAVSWISFFTIGMLFPFIVKGLKQYCFVVFLLECSAVAAFIFLVIPETKNKSFLEIKKEFHKLNFGRRSKEKETELNERSQLHNEY
- the LOC140259496 gene encoding solute carrier family 2, facilitated glucose transporter member 11-like isoform X6; this translates as MESQPLLSAPSKFPSWTLFLAVCSVGIGGTFQYGYNVSIINAPTQHIHKFLNETWASRYHVELNPNLLTFLWSVIASIFSLGGLCGALIGGSMAIQLGRKGALLMNNIIAILAAILMGISFPTGLFELLIVGRFLIGINSGVGLCVQPLYLGEVAPKHLRGGMAMGSSIFLTGGILTGQIVGLRELLGAEAYWPLLLSSSCVPAFAQLLFLPWFPESPRYLLIDRGDELSCAKALKRLHGSSQYQREMEDIQRECFALDGEKPKKPWQLFTDRAVRWQLVTVVVMTMGQQLSGINADLHSWVPYVSMMSVFAFILSFGLGPGGITNTLTAEIFVQSSRPAACMIGGAVSWISFFTIGMLFPFIVKGLKQYCFVVFLLECSAVAAFIFLVIPETKNKSFLEIKKEFHKLNFGRRSKEKETELNERSQLHNEY
- the LOC140259496 gene encoding solute carrier family 2, facilitated glucose transporter member 11-like isoform X4, coding for MAAERQHIHKFLNETWASRYHVELNPNLLTFLWSVIASIFSLGGLCGALIGGSMAIQLGRKGALLMNNIIAILAAILMGISFPTGLFELLIVGRFLIGINSGVGLCVQPLYLGEVAPKHLRGGMAMGSSIFLTGGILTGQIVGLRELLGAEAYWPLLLSSSCVPAFAQLLFLPWFPESPRYLLIDRGDELSCAKALKRLHGSSQYQREMEDIQRECFALDGEKPKKPWQLFTDRAVRWQLVTVVVMTMGQQLSGINAIYFYATYVFEQAGISAEKIPYVTLGTGTCECLTALTCGLLIDRVGRRYLILGGYLLMTLWSVVLTFSLTYQDLHSWVPYVSMMSVFAFILSFGLGPGGITNTLTAEIFVQSSRPAACMIGGAVSWISFFTIGMLFPFIVKGLKQYCFVVFLLECSAVAAFIFLVIPETKNKSFLEIKKEFHKLNFGRRSKEKETELNERSQLHNEY
- the LOC140259496 gene encoding solute carrier family 2, facilitated glucose transporter member 11-like isoform X1 is translated as MESQPLLSAPSKFPSWTLFLAVCSVGIGGTFQYGYNVSIINAPTQHIHKFLNETWASRYHVELNPNLLTFLWSVIASIFSLGGLCGALIGGSMAIQLGRKGALLMNNIIAILAAILMGISFPTGLFELLIVGRFLIGINSGVGLCVQPLYLGEVAPKHLRGGMAMGSSIFLTGGILTGQIVGLRELLGAEAYWPLLLSSSCVPAFAQLLFLPWFPESPRYLLIDRGDELSCAKALKRLHGSSQYQREMEDIQRECFALDGEKPKKPWQLFTDRAVRWQLVTVVVMTMGQQLSGINAIYFYATYVFEQAGISAEKIPYVTLGTGTCECLTALTCGLLIDRVGRRYLILGGYLLMTLWSVVLTFSLTYQDLHSWVPYVSMMSVFAFILSFGLGPGGITNTLTAEIFVQSSRPAACMIGGAVSWISFFTIGMLFPFIVKGLKQYCFVVFLLECSAVAAFIFLVIPETKNKSFLEIKKEFHKLNFGRRSKEKETELNERSQLHNEY
- the LOC140259496 gene encoding solute carrier family 2, facilitated glucose transporter member 11-like isoform X3 — its product is MESQPLLSAPSKFPSWTLFLAVCSVGIGGTFQYGYNVSIINAPTQHIHKFLNETWASRYHVELNPNLLTFLWSVIASIFSLGGLCGALIGGSMAIQLGRKGALLMNNIIAILAAILMGISFPTGLFELLIVGRFLIGINSGVGLCVQPLYLGEVAPKHLRGGMAMGSSIFLTGGILTGQIVGLRELLGAEAYWPLLLSSSCVPAFAQLLFLPWFPESPRYLLIDRGDELSCAKALKRLHGSSQYQREMEDIQRECFALDGEKPKKPWQLFTDRAVRWQLVTVVVMTMGQQLSGINAIYFYATYVFEQAGISAEKIPYVTLGTGTCECLTALTCDLHSWVPYVSMMSVFAFILSFGLGPGGITNTLTAEIFVQSSRPAACMIGGAVSWISFFTIGMLFPFIVKGLKQYCFVVFLLECSAVAAFIFLVIPETKNKSFLEIKKEFHKLNFGRRSKEKETELNERSQLHNEY